Below is a genomic region from Nymphalis io chromosome 16, ilAglIoxx1.1, whole genome shotgun sequence.
TCTCTGAGAATATAAATACTACTTGTTATGATCCACTCaccaatgatatttttttctcacgGCCTAAAagaagacaaataaaaattatgtactaatttttaaataagtttttataaaactatgtatgaggatttatgtaaaattataatgattaagaAATATGTACACAGTTCACCATTTGTTATTCATATTCGTGTATACGTGTATAACGTCATTGCAAAGTCTTGTGATCtacttacatacaaatatatattagacaaTAAAAACCCAATACTTTGACAAACCATAACAATGATATAATCGAAATTTAGAAACATTTCATGTCAcaggaaaagtttttattatgacCGTTATATTATAAGTGTCATTTGCAGAGCACTCGACCCGATAAGGATATTTCATTTCGCATATGCGTATGTTATCTGAAGTGATTATCGCACTGGATTCCGACAAGTGGTCTGTTTTTGCGTCCACTTACTCGTTGGCTACATACGAGTTTTCTGTCATCTGgcatgtataaattaattaaaccttTTTGTACACTGAAGTTATCGTTTGCTATATTTTCCGTGTACTGACTCACTCGTCTGTTGTCTAGCTTATTATGCAAATCTTAAGGTTCTGGGTTCTGGACACTAGTCCAATAGAAAAGTTAAAACCAGAACCAGCCACTAGCCAGTAGTTTTGAATATGGCCGTGATTACtatcccgtgccttggaaagcatgtacctaaagccgttggtcattTGCCTGATCTCCTTTCGCTCtagtcggattgctgtcccgtATCGGATAATGAGATCGCGGGACTCAAAAGTGCGCCTGTGTTTTCACAAATATTTGTACACTATAGTTTAAAATATCACCTGCGCCAACTGCGCAGTAGTCACTAGTCTTCTTCGAGAATGGCCATCGTGGCCTGTAAAGATACGAAGGACACTTTACTTGTGCGTTTTGAGACTTTTTAATGACCCGAAATTTATAACAATGATTTATCATAAGGGTTTatcgttaattattaaattattctgaCTGCATGTTaccaatatatgtacatatataaactattataaaaaatgtgatgtttGTCATCTGCTAAACGTAACGTGGGGCacttttttgtgaaatatttagGTAGGTATATAATGTTGCGTACCGATGCtgaattatgatatatatatatatatatatttatataatattatgctttGGTAAATAATACTACTGTGgtgtataaatttgaaataataaaatgtagaaaCATCGTTGGCAGTTAGTCATGATGTATCTTCGTtcctacataatataattatagtacctacattatatatatggagcgtttaattaaaaactgtgGTCGACTGGCAGGCGCCAGACAGACGACTCAACGTAGCGTTATTGGAACGACATCGTCGCTGTTACGACTATTTTAAGTGGTCACAATCGCTTCCtgatacatttatttgttttacaagaCAACTTCGACAACTTTATCAACTACTGAAATTTGGAAAACGCTACTTATatcgtataattataaatatatattacttatatcgTATACTTCACAAATATACAATACGAtctctttttttctttaattataggAATAAATGCAATTTTTCTTATTTGCCGTTAGTATGACTCTCAACTCATTTCTTGagtataattttaagcaaactcAACTTAAATGGCTACATACTCTAAGTAAATGTATCGCATATTAATGTTCTTTTAGCATGTAAttagtaaaagaaaaaatgtttattttatttaaaaacacaagaataatgaaagtttttttttatattacaattcaaTTTGGTTTTCATTCAATATACTATGTTCCACATTACATTCATTCTCGAGTCAGTAATGAAAATGACActataactgtattttttttttatttattataattataataaaaataattacctaacgctgtaaaatttaattcttgaataattatttttgtcataataatttaatatcacaTCGTCATctctattaattataattttaatttagacttaccttttgttatgtaatataaataagtaattttttaaattaaaatctgacAATAATTATTGCAATCTCTCTAGACATCTCAATTGAtcctttcaatcgattcaagAGCGTATTATTTTAATCGGATATGAAATTAGGCCCATCGattgtaaaaaattaagtttcgcagttttaatatacaaatacgaTTCATAAATGGAAAATACTCCTACATATTCACCATGTATATAGGTCACTATGAATTTTCCACATTTGAGTGGgcttaataaaaagtttaagctgttttttttttaaatcacaatgTTATAAGTTTTTCAATAATGTCTATCATGGGCTGGCATTTGACAAGATTATCGAATTTTTCAAAAAcgttctaatataaaaaaaatttaggtgtttctttgtttaaaattttatttggctatgttattataaattggaATCCagtgaataattaataacaccGGTTTTGCTTTTCGAGTACACTGATTACCAAATCAACGGAAAATGCATGAGCATGTTTCAGTTCATTGACGAATTATGTACCTAGTTGACGTTAGTCCCGTGTAGCGACTATACCTACCGTCGATTTTTCTGCACTTTCAGATATAGCTTTAGTTTAttcttatcattattatttacaacttttttattaaaataaaacagtaacacACCAATCCTTatcaatattgtaatatttgtttaatattcctTAACACACAACGCcatcatacaataaataattgattatccATGATTTATctgtaaaatctttttttaatgcactgttaaaaataatgaatcaacTATTGTTTTgtacattgaaattatatataaaaacaaaatgcatCAAATGCGCATGCGTGTCGGAGGGTCGCGTACTACCAGTACTGGCGACCTTCGTAGGTCGCCGCCCGCCATTCAGCCTCTCCCTCATTGATTTTCGACTCGCCATATGGCAACTACTCAAGCGCGAAAACTGCCCAATCGGCTGAGTGGGCGAATATTTTCGTTCTTGGCCTTAATTTCAGTGGTGACGGTTCACTTTAGAGCACAAACCAGAAGTGAGGAAAACCAAAATAGTGACACATTGTTTTAGTTTGTCAGCgtcaattttttcttaaattaaaaaagacaatCTCATAATATTAGTgaacattttaaacattatttaagtatttaagtgGTTCAAtagtatgaattttaatttatttacgagtcataaataaatggaaaaacAACTgcgtatatacaaataaattataaattaattgccGAGATGCAAAATGTACATGAATAAGAGCAGTATTGCTTTCCTCGTGTTTCGCCTAATTTTATCTCCGTTTGAGctatttaaatagaaacacaagacaacatttacatttacaatagAAGGTCCACTTGTTTGTGGTTTATTTGCTTCTATAActtgtttgtataaataattttgtaggtAAGCTAGTCGCAGCTTcttgatttatttaagtttattatctAGTCATGACTTTAACCACAACACAAGCAAACATTACAGTTGcggtttcaataaaatattaattttctcgAGACCATTCATAAAATATGATACAAATACAAGACGTAAACAAAAATTGCGagtaaatattttccttttgtaatatttaacagTTGTTCTAAGAAGGAATAAGAAACAAGGGCAGACTATAATCTTGGCTACCTTGGTCTTTTACCGTGTATAGGGTCCAATGAACTTTCTCAGAAAATATAAACAGTGAATATTTTTCAAACGGTAATTTAGAAGGGTCTTTTATCCTTATTTACTCTTTTTATCAACTTGTGTGTTCAACTGATAATTGTGAGAGATGTGGGAGACGAGGTGATGCTCGGGTCATGGCTGTGGATAATATGAAAACTAACCAATGTACTTACTGATTATGATTTGGTTGCAATTAGTCACTGATTTATTTAACGTCGACATTATAAGTTTGACGAAGCCGTTTAATGAAGAAATGAACGggtataattgttataaatagatttatatgtaataataaagttacGGAAAGTTTTatggtttttataattttcaagaaTTGAACTACTCATATAAGTGCTATGGTTTTCAAAAAAATGTACACTCTTTCGTGTCTTAACTTATTTTCAttagtacatttattattagtgatactgtatttttttgtaaagacAATATCTATAACATGCTTGTACACACACACTCATAGTATTTTTACTTACTCTCTTTCAAGGCAACAATTAAATATACcttttaagttttttgtaaatctatcagtagagctattctataaaagCAACCTCCAATGTCTTAGCAGGTCGTAGAATGTCAGAAAATGTTAGTATgcgacattatttataatatttgtaacaaaaagataaaaatagcgtatcacctcAAGTCACTTGTCAACATTTTACGAGTAAGATATATAGTGGGTCTTACAGAATAATAATGCTAGTTACTGAGcctaaatattttcattgttctAGGTAGTAAGCTCAATCGATGTAGAAGATCTGTATGTGTATGATTTCATAGGCTCCATTAATGAGCTTCACCTCTATCTAGATAATGATAGTTAGTCTATGACCTCATAATTTCGTGCACCGTGATGAGATACTGTTGGCCGTGTGTAGTTAAAATCGTATAGATGATTCCGCGAACGCCACCGGCATGATTCATTCGAATCCGTAAGCACTGAGCAGTATCCTTCTATACTAATCGGACCTGTAATATACCAACATAAGTTGATTTCTCATTACCCTTTCAGCCAATTTTGTTACTAACGGTTttgtttaaaactattttaaccaCACGATTAAAAGTGATAAATATCAGCGTcgtactaattatataaattgacagATATTGGTTTCAAAAGccaataatgatataaaataaataatgaacaatAATGATGTccttaatatgtatgtattttaatctgATGTTATTAATCGAAgacgtattaaataaattttcttttaaaaactgacgatttatgaaaatgaaatcAGATCTGAATAATGGTGTGTCGTCTGTATTTTATGGAGTCCGATAAGTTTGCTCCGGCTTTAAGTATATTTCGTAAGAAGTAAACAGCATATCGAATTTCGCCCTGAActcgaatttataaaaaaaactttttgaatattaaaaccaCAACAGTAAgtgaaatttacaaatatatctttataaaacacaaacagTTCTAATTgaagaaatatatcaaaaagtTCATGCAACTAATATTTGACCTACACGTCTAATATTACTCGTATTTTGaactatattataagaaatgtatacaataactaacaaaaatgaaataattttttttttaacgaaaacaaagagtattattattttgtataaacgtAGGCGAAATAATGTtacttatgaaaataaaactttaccaaaagttattaaaacaatgtaaatactcaatattagtcaatagaaataaataaatttctaatttcaaattaaactacCTATTTAAAACTCGAAATGAATAAGTTAAGCTTTAGGTAAGTATAACAAGTTCACGTACGCCCGTGACGTAGTTTGATATCGTGCGTCGTTTGACTCATCTCCGACCGGTTCTAATGAAAATTATCCCGAttgaataagtttatatatttaacttgttTTGGTTACTATTAGTTCAGTACGCAACGAACAGTTCATGAGACACGTATACTCAAAatggttaataaaattaattttattgcattcGTGCGTAAATTTAGAAGGACTACTTGTGTGATGTGTAATACTCAGACTGTTAAGTGtagaaattttgaaaaaagatCGAGTATCCCGGTTAGTATAAATAACAcctgtattttgttataaactgtaaaaaaatcatataaagtattattttaactattgttATTGCATTGAAATTGTTACCCTATTTGCACTTAAGCTGGAAGGTTGTTATAATAGAGTTATGCCTGATTCAATTAAATCCTTTCATAAAACTCGTTAGGagcttaattaaaaacaatgcaACAAAGCGCCCGCATTCAGCGAAGTACATAAAATGTGAACGTTCTTTTGTGATTGTTGTAAAGTTATATCGGTTGCATAAACCATTGCGCTGATCGGAAACGGACATGGCCTGCCCCAACGTCGCCCACAGTCGCAGCGCGTTGCACAATGCAATCCATCATTATCGGTAGATTTGGGACGCACTGTTCCGACGCAGCTGCGCTCGCTTGGTCGGGACGCGCTGTCGATTTGCAATCCCGTAATGCGGGATTTATGATGACAGCTTCGTGACAGCGGGATATTTCTCgaagtaatttcaaataaaatatgtataaaatataaattgccaATTACGTAAatcgaaaaatattatacagataTAAAAGATCATATAATCACAATATATTTAGAGTTGTTGTTTTTCTTCGAATTTCATCTACAAAGTGATAAATTGCACACAGCAATCACAACAAGTTTGaagaaatgtttatataacgCTATTATAACACATGCACCTAATTATAAGAGGGGAGGGAGCGCAAAGGTAACAATTGTTAATAAGCAGGGGTTATATGTATCTCACGTTACTTTTATCCTTCAAATCAGACGCAGCTCATTTtcttaaattagattttttacgCTATCGAGACACGTTTTTTGTCAATGAAATGAGACATAAAATTAATGCAGCCCTTTTAAAATTTCCTTACATCCTCATTTATCACACTTATTATCATtgcaaattttgtttataatgacAGATAATGATGATCGAAGTTACCTACTAATTAGTATTGATTGGACAAGCGACAGAATGGGGAATTGGTCGCAATGAGGTTAATGCGAAAACAGTACCTCATTCGATTTCTGTTACGTTCATTTAATCAAGATTTATAGCAGAAAGACTTACGAGTGGTTAACTACCGTGAATTGTAACTTATAATGGAatttacgatttatttaaaaataactgtaataaaatatttactacagacattttcattaaaatctgGAACACTGTCTGTCCATCAGTTAGTTGtccaataaattgtatatatgtgtGGTACCGGATGGTTTTAAGGACCGTTAGCTTATAATAGAAATAGCTAGATTGTAAGCATTTGTCATGTACATAACTTATAAATAGTTAACTTGATTATTTCGAATCAAAAGTCAAGTTACCTAcagtgtatatagtatatatagtacatTAACTTAAGTTAGTTCCAACCATGTCtagaaaaaattgtaatattaatttaatcttttatctAAAAGTTAAACATTTATACAACAAAAGAGTAAGTTTATTTGTTCATACATTCATCAAGTCCAATCATTTGTGTTCATACAAATAATGATTACTtaactaagtttttttattgtagtgcATGGCGCGAGCACTCTACGACAACATAGCGGAGTCACCGGACGAGCTGGCGTTTCGGAGAGGGGACCTCCTCACCGTGCTGGAGCAGAACACTGGTGGCAGCGAGGGCTGGTGGCTCTGCTCGCTAAGAGGACGACAggtatatattaactatttgaGGGATAAAGATTAACACAGAATAATTATTTGACAACCAGTCATTTTTTGCCCAAAGGATAGGAATATTTACTTAACCGCGATATGCTGCTTGCAATCTGGCTACCGACCTGCAAATAAGCTATATTTTCCAACATGAAATccgtaataaaatgatataataaaagtgaGGAGTATCCAGAACTGCATCGTGTACATTTTGATGTCAACGAAATGTTATGTAATTCACCTTaaagtatttactttaatttgaatTCTGTAAAGTGCTATCTGGGACGTTATGGTAGCATCATGTACCTCAATATAACTTAAAAGAGACTGACATTGTAAGGGCAATGACTTGGTGAATTTTAAATCATGGCTAGACCAAGGTTGAAAATAACCTGACTAAGCTCTTAGGGAAATACCGATTCTGATGCCCATCATGAAAGTCACAATGAATATTACTATTCAAAcacaaatcttaaatatttttgaaggtCTTGATACCAATAAGCCTTATTAAAATgacttacatatttttattatcatcgcAATGAAACTTTGTTGCCTTATAATAATTAGGTGTTGATTTCCAAAACATTTAAAGGTACACATTATAATACAGAAACCATATAATATTATCGAGTGGCACTTAATTaacgtaatttatatataaacatgcaATTCACATTGTACGTGTGCTTCCATTGTATTTATTGTGTCATATGGTGCGATGTTTACCATGATGCCATGTTTTTGTTGCTGCATGTTCTGAGGTCATCGTACGTCGTTTTTGTATCCTGTGACGCGCTTATGATAAGACAACATTATTAAACATCACCCGTTATTTTACATTAacgttgataataatttaacgtaaataaataaataattatttgttttgtaatctAAACGAGGAAGGTGTAATAGTTTTTTCATTTACCTAAACATATTCTTTTTAGGGAATATGTCCTGGAAACAGACTGAGGATTGTGGCTGGCGTGTTCGATGCAAGTTCCGCCTTGCAGAGACGACGCACGCGTACGCCAGCACCAGTGGCTCATCAACCTTTGCCGGCGCAGCAGTCACCCGCTTTCACAAAAGTAAGTGCTTCGGTTGTGTATATCCAAAaatttaatgaagttttattacttACGTGGCAATGAGGTGACTTTGTAAGAATATTGTGATGTCATgacataatatcataaatattgtcCAAGAATTTATTACCAAGGGTGTTTGCTCTTTTTTGACTCTTTCCTTAAGGataaaatacaagaaatatacaaacaggTAAATATAAGTACATTGTATAGTAAGtcattgatgtattttttatataaataaatatatatacatatgtatttatatatttatttatattttatggattactttaattatataaacttaaaaagtgaaatgtaatagatatttaattcttaattatttcataGATCGAAGAATGTTCACATTACGACGTACCACGGGCGCCACTGCCGGTTCAACGCATTATAGGCACGTACGACTGTCCGAGGCCGGCCGCAGACTGGTACGATGCTCCGAGAGCTCCACGACCCGCCAGCGCAGACTCGGCTTGCAGCGGTACCGGTTCCCTCACATCGGCAACGTCGAGTGCTTCTGCGAATTCTGGCAGTTCAGCGCACTCAGCCGCGTCCGCATCTAGTACATATGATGTGCCGCGTTCTCGCGCTTTACCTTTACCATGTGATGCAGCGTTGGAAGCCCTTGAACGATTACAAGTGAGTCACTTACTAATATCCTATACGGAATCGTTGAATATTCAACCTCGAtgataaaacgtttattttaaagctattgtaacctacataataaaaaatatcgtgtTCCAGGAAGAAGCGTCAGCGGCGGTTTCGCGATTGCTTTCCTACGTATCGCCGGGatggcggcggcgcggcgcgttACGGCCGCGTGTGCTCGACGTGCGCGTAGCTGGCGCGCGTCTACGAGCCGCCTTACACGATCTCGCAGTATTCGCCGACGCTACGCTGGCCAATGCTCATGATGCCCAAGATAAAGGTACGTTATGTGCCACtgcttaaagtaaaattaaaactgttatCTTGAATATTTATGCTTGCCCGTGTCCATTGTTCCATTTCTTTGACCGTGTTTCGTTACGATTACCCAAACCAATTCGATGTTAATTTGAAACTTGATACTGCGTTTGAGTTGCCACtaaaaatgtttagttttttttttacgtacgcaattttatgaaattttatattataaggtaaATTAAGCAAAACTACATTAGGTTTTTTGagtataatgaaatttttattttattgatattatatatatataaggaaaagagagttctaaatattttaaagctccTTTATTTTCCatatacagatatattttatttatcattttgtaataattaatttaacatttctcAATTACAGGTATCGCAGTAAAGTTACGGCCGCTAGTGAAGGCTCTCAAAGATGCAGAACGCATTACACACGAAGCAACTAGTGCTCTGGACGCAGGAGACTGGGCACCGGAGCGGTTAGAGCGCGACCGTGAGCCCACGGACGGCACGCAGGACGCCCTGGACCAGCTCGTAGCATGTGCGCGCTCATTGACCGAGGACGTAAGGAGAGCGGCATCTTTCATACATGGAAATGCTTCACTATTGTTCAGGTTAGTAATTCTTATCTGGTTCATTTACAATTAACTAATTTGACTTCCCCTagagttataaaaaaatctgtatataTTAGCTTAGGTAATTTAAACGCTGTGTTTCCAGGCGGTCACCTGCAGTCCCAGAACACGAGTGGACGGAAGAGTACGACTACGTTCGACTCGAGTCCAGAACAGCAGTTGGTAGGCGAAATGCAGAAATTCGTGCTGCTTTGCCGGATAAGCTAAGGGCGTCTTTTGATGCCCTTGTGCGAGATGCTGACCACGCTGGCGAGGTTAGTAATTGTACAATTCTATGCATATATTATTGCATTGCATATgaataaaagattaatatttttattgtttattatttcagaCTTCCTCCATAAATACGTAGTAGACAGATACAATCGGAGATCGATAAAAAATtagacgtatttttttattcttataggTTAGCGCAGTGGCTGCTGCCACGAGATTACCACCAGATGACAGACAACTAGCGGCATTCTACGCTGCACAAACGGCCACATATGGCGCCCACCTCTCCACAGCCGTGGAAGCATTCCTGCGAACTATTGAAATGGGACAGCCTCCAGACGTCTTTCTCGCTCACGGCAAATTCGTCGTCTTGAGCGCTCACCGAATTGTCCACGTCGGGGATACTGTGCACAGGTTATTATTTGTAGGAGTGTTAacactagtaataataattactactaTTTCTTTTCTGagcaattttgatttattattttaatttatttttcttaggaGCGCACAACACGCCGgtttaaaagcaaaaatattacGATGCTCCGATGCACTCTCGGACGCCTTAGCTGCGACCGTCTCCAAAACGAAGGCGGCGGCGCTGCAGTTCCCATGCGCGAGCGCCGTGGCGGACATGGCTGAGGCGGCGCGCACGCTGTCGACGCGTGCGCAGGAGTTGCGGCGGGCGCTGGTGCGCGCGGCCGAACCGCCGCAGGACTCCACGCCGGCCACCACCGTGCCGCCCTCTGCCAGCGCCACGCCCCTCACGCCACTCACCCCCCTCGCGCCACACAACTCGCTTCCCGTACTGTAAGATGTATCTAGGACCGCTTCTCGACATGTGATTCGAGTCGAACATTAATTAGGCTAGTGTTCCAATGTTCCTTTGGCTTGGCAGATAACTGATTATGctagaattaaattttattgacacACTTGTGCTCTGAAATGCATCGAGTACGTGCAGCGTTGGAGTTGTATATGACTTTTAAGCTTTTGAAGAAGTGGATGATCTGCCGCTGAATTGGTGTACTTAAACGTAATGAATGATGGATTTAAAATTGTGTCAAACCATATGAGTATCTTTGAAATGACAACAAAACGTGCTGGACACTTAAATTAGTTATAACTGGTAAAATTGGAGGCTGGTATACCTTCACATAGATTACCAAAGAAAACCAAGAgaacagataaaataaagaataatattcaCTGCCGATACTGATTAAACACGCGAAAAAAGTTTCTACTAAATGTATCAAATAtagaatacaataaattaac
It encodes:
- the LOC126774189 gene encoding breast cancer anti-estrogen resistance protein 1 isoform X1, giving the protein MVNKINFIAFVRKFRRTTCVMCNTQTVKCRNFEKRSSIPCMARALYDNIAESPDELAFRRGDLLTVLEQNTGGSEGWWLCSLRGRQGICPGNRLRIVAGVFDASSALQRRRTRTPAPVAHQPLPAQQSPAFTKIEECSHYDVPRAPLPVQRIIGTYDCPRPAADWYDAPRAPRPASADSACSGTGSLTSATSSASANSGSSAHSAASASSTYDVPRSRALPLPCDAALEALERLQEEASAAVSRLLSYVSPGWRRRGALRPRVLDVRVAGARLRAALHDLAVFADATLANAHDAQDKGIAVKLRPLVKALKDAERITHEATSALDAGDWAPERLERDREPTDGTQDALDQLVACARSLTEDVRRAASFIHGNASLLFRRSPAVPEHEWTEEYDYVRLESRTAVGRRNAEIRAALPDKLRASFDALVRDADHAGEVSAVAAATRLPPDDRQLAAFYAAQTATYGAHLSTAVEAFLRTIEMGQPPDVFLAHGKFVVLSAHRIVHVGDTVHRSAQHAGLKAKILRCSDALSDALAATVSKTKAAALQFPCASAVADMAEAARTLSTRAQELRRALVRAAEPPQDSTPATTVPPSASATPLTPLTPLAPHNSLPVL
- the LOC126774189 gene encoding breast cancer anti-estrogen resistance protein 1 isoform X3, with translation MSIPLGRETVLPTQCMARALYDNIAESPDELAFRRGDLLTVLEQNTGGSEGWWLCSLRGRQGICPGNRLRIVAGVFDASSALQRRRTRTPAPVAHQPLPAQQSPAFTKIEECSHYDVPRAPLPVQRIIGTYDCPRPAADWYDAPRAPRPASADSACSGTGSLTSATSSASANSGSSAHSAASASSTYDVPRSRALPLPCDAALEALERLQEEASAAVSRLLSYVSPGWRRRGALRPRVLDVRVAGARLRAALHDLAVFADATLANAHDAQDKGIAVKLRPLVKALKDAERITHEATSALDAGDWAPERLERDREPTDGTQDALDQLVACARSLTEDVRRAASFIHGNASLLFRRSPAVPEHEWTEEYDYVRLESRTAVGRRNAEIRAALPDKLRASFDALVRDADHAGEVSAVAAATRLPPDDRQLAAFYAAQTATYGAHLSTAVEAFLRTIEMGQPPDVFLAHGKFVVLSAHRIVHVGDTVHRSAQHAGLKAKILRCSDALSDALAATVSKTKAAALQFPCASAVADMAEAARTLSTRAQELRRALVRAAEPPQDSTPATTVPPSASATPLTPLTPLAPHNSLPVL
- the LOC126774189 gene encoding breast cancer anti-estrogen resistance protein 1 isoform X2; the protein is MTTYGRWTMFEETMDRIQCMARALYDNIAESPDELAFRRGDLLTVLEQNTGGSEGWWLCSLRGRQGICPGNRLRIVAGVFDASSALQRRRTRTPAPVAHQPLPAQQSPAFTKIEECSHYDVPRAPLPVQRIIGTYDCPRPAADWYDAPRAPRPASADSACSGTGSLTSATSSASANSGSSAHSAASASSTYDVPRSRALPLPCDAALEALERLQEEASAAVSRLLSYVSPGWRRRGALRPRVLDVRVAGARLRAALHDLAVFADATLANAHDAQDKGIAVKLRPLVKALKDAERITHEATSALDAGDWAPERLERDREPTDGTQDALDQLVACARSLTEDVRRAASFIHGNASLLFRRSPAVPEHEWTEEYDYVRLESRTAVGRRNAEIRAALPDKLRASFDALVRDADHAGEVSAVAAATRLPPDDRQLAAFYAAQTATYGAHLSTAVEAFLRTIEMGQPPDVFLAHGKFVVLSAHRIVHVGDTVHRSAQHAGLKAKILRCSDALSDALAATVSKTKAAALQFPCASAVADMAEAARTLSTRAQELRRALVRAAEPPQDSTPATTVPPSASATPLTPLTPLAPHNSLPVL